From the Leptolyngbya sp. O-77 genome, one window contains:
- a CDS encoding TVP38/TMEM64 family protein has product MVWFVMSAIAPFLLTFPVLAQEAATSGGFNPQELLRNALQWVDGLGVVGGLVFIGIYIIATVAFLPGSILTLGAGVVFGVLWGSVYVFIGATLGAIAAFLVGRYLARGWISQKIAGNQKFAAIDAAVAHEGFKIVLLTRLSPVFPFNLLNYAFGVTGVSLRDYALGSIGMIPGTIMYVYLGSLAGDLARIGSEGQPTNATVQWAIRIIGFIATAAVTVYVTRVARQALAEKVSEPVGDQEVRL; this is encoded by the coding sequence ATGGTTTGGTTTGTCATGAGCGCGATCGCCCCTTTCTTGCTAACGTTCCCGGTGCTGGCTCAGGAGGCTGCAACGTCTGGCGGATTCAACCCTCAAGAGCTGTTGCGAAACGCTTTGCAGTGGGTTGACGGGCTGGGTGTGGTCGGCGGGCTGGTGTTCATTGGGATCTACATCATCGCGACCGTCGCCTTTTTGCCGGGGTCAATTCTGACGCTGGGCGCGGGTGTGGTGTTTGGCGTGCTGTGGGGGTCGGTGTATGTATTCATTGGCGCAACGCTGGGGGCGATCGCCGCCTTTCTGGTGGGTCGCTATCTGGCAAGGGGCTGGATCAGCCAGAAAATCGCAGGAAATCAGAAATTTGCAGCAATTGATGCTGCCGTTGCCCATGAGGGCTTCAAGATCGTGCTTTTGACCCGGCTTTCGCCGGTGTTTCCCTTCAATTTGCTGAACTATGCCTTTGGCGTGACGGGGGTTTCACTGCGGGACTACGCGCTTGGGTCGATTGGAATGATCCCCGGCACAATTATGTATGTCTACCTCGGCTCGCTGGCGGGCGACTTGGCGCGAATTGGTAGCGAAGGACAGCCTACAAATGCGACGGTGCAGTGGGCAATTCGGATAATTGGCTTTATCGCAACGGCGGCGGTGACGGTATATGTGACCCGCGTCGCCCGCCAAGCCCTAGCCGAAAAGGTGAGCGAACCCGTGGGCGATCAGGAAGTGCGGCTGTAG
- a CDS encoding IS4 family transposase: MISNFPEIVKKHLGHLATDDYPVLNSFLFVSIWLSLVLDQSQSSMRSVFKRLNIRGIKVKISTFSKASKNRDPQILYDLFWVLKQELHKRHKIDAAKLTLFPLDSTIVSLTSKLLWAQGIHQVKLFSGLDLMTHEPGGVFIHFGQGHDSKHGKETIDAVPDNSVGVMDRGFFSLARIRYLLNQENRYFIVRIKNNISLKMLENGNFLIGTGKEQVEARVVAFCDLESQTEYRLSTNLPIGGENTISNEEISEFYRLRWQIELFWKFLKMHLKLDRLITKNVSGIEMQIYACLVAYVILQLVTIPKEFGNKVLDKLRYLQAFMCENISYAHWLQKLVFC; the protein is encoded by the coding sequence ATGATATCAAACTTTCCTGAGATCGTCAAAAAGCATCTGGGCCACCTCGCCACGGATGACTATCCGGTTCTCAACAGCTTTCTATTTGTTTCTATTTGGCTCTCCTTGGTTCTCGATCAGAGTCAAAGCAGTATGAGGAGCGTCTTCAAGCGCTTAAATATTCGTGGCATCAAGGTCAAGATTTCTACTTTTTCTAAAGCCAGCAAGAACCGTGATCCCCAGATACTTTATGATCTTTTTTGGGTATTGAAGCAGGAACTCCACAAAAGGCATAAGATTGATGCTGCAAAGCTGACTTTATTTCCGCTGGATTCAACCATTGTTAGTTTGACGAGCAAGTTGCTCTGGGCGCAGGGTATTCACCAAGTAAAGCTGTTTAGTGGTTTAGATTTAATGACACATGAGCCGGGGGGTGTTTTCATCCACTTTGGTCAAGGTCATGACAGTAAACATGGGAAGGAAACGATCGATGCTGTGCCTGATAATAGTGTCGGGGTCATGGATCGGGGCTTTTTTAGCCTAGCTCGAATTCGCTATTTACTGAATCAAGAGAATCGCTACTTTATCGTCAGAATCAAGAATAATATTAGTCTCAAGATGCTAGAAAATGGCAACTTCTTGATTGGCACGGGTAAGGAGCAAGTTGAAGCACGGGTTGTCGCCTTTTGTGATTTAGAATCACAAACAGAATATCGCTTGTCAACGAATCTACCGATAGGGGGAGAAAATACCATTTCCAATGAGGAAATTAGCGAATTTTATCGTTTGCGTTGGCAGATAGAGTTATTTTGGAAATTTCTGAAGATGCATCTGAAACTAGATCGACTAATTACTAAGAATGTGAGCGGGATTGAGATGCAGATTTATGCGTGCTTGGTAGCTTACGTGATTTTGCAATTGGTGACAATTCCGAAAGAATTTGGCAACAAAGTATTAGATAAGCTACGATATTTACAGGCTTTTATGTGTGAAAATATCAGTTATGCCCACTGGCTCCAAAAATTAGTATTTTGTTGA
- a CDS encoding DNA methyltransferase, producing the protein MAHWSDKSIRLDRKNFTILQLSELEHIELDSPNVYLFQLLFPKRQEGSKLSKEFLCSLSEYCSKLNEQAVVCILTTPPDAATILPYLEGALKFHLWIAVKANPETYSYEEGAIPRTHIALLVLTRYRKALYHTKTRIKYTYCPACNKTTKDYGGKKHTYHEYGTLMSDVWRDIEYNPNQNVSIIIDRLRDLFGLEPHKCLYSIEFHCYSTLFKLEDDQTLEVQSSNQQIIHEEEHLSSHLFNEDCLEALSRLPENSIDFCFADPPYNLKKQYDRWNDALESIQYFEWCDRWLAELYRVLKPGHTLAVLNIPHWAVRHYQYLASKMQFQTWIVWEALSFPVRMIMPAHYTILCFSKGKPRCLPGLVNQQGELLEESYLNPLDELYCLRASCITKRFKGNINDRKQLSDLWHDIHRLKHNSHRVDHPCQLPPMLMRRLFALFTKPGEIVLDCFNGAGTSTLVAHQMQRRFIGVEISNQYHEIALKRHQQLEEGIDPFAKDNKTPKSKNSRVERLPKKKYHVSKKALQLEVKRITSSLGHLPTRDEVKQLSQFPIEYFDEYFISWGEVCAAARTTGMSELPEEIAQPIEQMSLFSEEVKH; encoded by the coding sequence ATGGCTCATTGGAGTGACAAAAGTATAAGATTAGACAGAAAAAATTTCACAATCTTGCAGTTGTCAGAATTAGAACACATTGAATTAGATTCACCAAATGTTTATCTCTTCCAGCTACTTTTTCCAAAGAGACAAGAAGGTTCAAAATTATCTAAGGAATTTCTATGTAGCTTATCTGAATATTGCTCCAAATTAAACGAACAGGCTGTCGTCTGTATATTGACCACTCCACCAGATGCAGCAACAATCTTGCCTTATTTAGAAGGAGCTTTGAAATTTCATCTCTGGATAGCTGTAAAAGCTAATCCTGAAACTTATAGCTATGAAGAGGGAGCTATCCCTAGAACTCATATTGCGCTCCTTGTTCTGACCCGCTATAGAAAAGCCTTGTATCATACAAAAACACGCATTAAGTACACCTACTGTCCTGCTTGTAATAAAACTACTAAAGACTATGGTGGAAAGAAACATACATATCATGAATATGGAACTTTGATGTCAGATGTTTGGCGGGATATAGAATACAACCCTAATCAAAATGTGAGTATCATTATCGACCGCTTGCGCGATCTTTTTGGGCTTGAACCTCATAAATGTCTATATTCAATTGAGTTCCATTGCTATTCAACATTGTTTAAACTTGAAGATGATCAGACCTTAGAAGTGCAGTCTTCTAATCAGCAAATTATTCATGAGGAAGAACACCTAAGTAGCCATCTATTTAATGAAGATTGTTTGGAAGCTTTGTCGCGGTTGCCTGAAAACTCAATAGACTTTTGTTTTGCAGATCCTCCCTATAATTTGAAAAAACAGTACGATCGTTGGAATGATGCCCTAGAATCAATTCAGTACTTTGAATGGTGTGATCGCTGGCTTGCTGAACTATATCGAGTGCTGAAACCTGGTCATACGCTTGCGGTTCTTAATATTCCGCATTGGGCTGTTCGGCACTATCAGTATTTGGCTTCAAAAATGCAATTTCAGACATGGATCGTTTGGGAAGCATTAAGTTTTCCTGTAAGAATGATTATGCCTGCCCATTATACTATTCTCTGTTTCTCTAAAGGAAAACCTAGATGCTTACCAGGTTTAGTAAATCAACAGGGAGAGTTGTTGGAAGAATCTTACTTGAATCCTTTAGACGAACTTTATTGTCTGAGAGCAAGCTGTATCACTAAAAGATTTAAAGGAAACATTAACGATCGGAAACAATTAAGCGATCTTTGGCATGACATTCACCGATTAAAGCATAATAGCCATCGTGTCGATCACCCTTGCCAACTGCCTCCAATGCTTATGCGTCGCTTATTTGCTCTGTTTACTAAGCCAGGTGAAATAGTTCTTGACTGCTTCAATGGTGCTGGAACTTCAACTTTAGTTGCTCACCAAATGCAGCGTAGGTTTATAGGAGTTGAAATCTCCAATCAATATCATGAAATTGCTTTAAAGAGACATCAACAGCTAGAAGAAGGAATTGACCCATTCGCGAAAGACAACAAGACTCCAAAATCAAAAAATAGTCGTGTAGAGCGTTTACCAAAGAAGAAATATCATGTTTCCAAGAAAGCTCTTCAATTAGAAGTCAAACGTATTACCAGTTCATTAGGTCATTTACCAACGAGAGATGAAGTAAAGCAATTAAGCCAGTTTCCAATTGAGTATTTTGACGAATACTTCATCAGTTGGGGAGAAGTTTGCGCTGCGGCTAGGACAACTGGTATGTCCGAACTCCCTGAAGAAATTGCTCAGCCGATAGAACAAATGTCTCTATTTTCTGAAGAGGTTAAACATTGA